The proteins below are encoded in one region of Halocatena salina:
- a CDS encoding helix-turn-helix domain-containing protein, whose product MLRIAFRTRPTGIIEGVGETIDDVRSIELDNAFYVEDGTWIESLTIGSESQFDIEAVVERLSGVRLFHHRVVPTGPTAAGIERVTIIANESYPFILGLVLRQEAIPNRITYRDKEFRVVATVRDWEQFRSMADDIDHKLGKFELQQVTEIKNVGEPLDSGRLSETVVTKLTTEQIEILETAYNTGYFEVPRRADGTEVADRLGISQSNFSERLRTAENHLLELLFGTNAYHSEFTE is encoded by the coding sequence ATTTTACGGATTGCATTTCGGACACGGCCGACGGGGATCATTGAGGGGGTCGGTGAGACGATCGATGACGTTCGCAGTATCGAACTCGACAACGCGTTTTACGTGGAAGACGGCACCTGGATCGAATCGCTAACGATCGGTTCGGAATCACAGTTCGACATCGAAGCCGTCGTCGAACGCCTCTCGGGAGTTCGGCTCTTTCACCACAGGGTCGTCCCGACAGGACCGACAGCAGCAGGTATAGAGCGTGTTACGATTATCGCTAATGAATCATATCCATTTATTTTAGGGCTAGTGTTACGACAAGAAGCCATTCCGAACCGGATCACGTACCGGGACAAAGAGTTTCGAGTCGTTGCGACGGTCCGCGATTGGGAGCAGTTTCGATCCATGGCAGACGATATCGACCACAAACTAGGAAAGTTCGAACTCCAGCAAGTAACAGAGATAAAAAACGTCGGTGAACCACTCGACAGCGGTCGTCTTTCGGAAACGGTGGTGACGAAACTGACCACAGAGCAGATCGAAATCCTCGAAACGGCCTACAATACGGGGTATTTCGAAGTGCCTCGACGAGCAGATGGAACGGAAGTCGCTGATCGATTGGGCATCAGCCAGTCGAATTTCAGCGAACGGCTTCGAACAGCCGAGAACCATCTTCTCGAACTGCTTTTTGGTACTAACGCGTATCACTCGGAATTCACCGAGTGA
- a CDS encoding cobalamin-binding protein: protein MRVVTLLPSATEIVYALGISPVAVSHECDHPPAARSKPVVNHARIDATASSAVIDQQVLQAERNGGVYEIDLDVLAAADPDLIVTQGLCDVCAVDQVLVEEAVSELDLDCEILTTDPHSLGDIRSDIERIGGAVGRSERAVEVIEAFDSRIESVRDAVTEIDERPQVVVLDWLDPLMTAGHWVPEMVSIAGGRTPFDAEASIPREWDEIRAVDPDVLVVAPCGFDLEQTAENSTDLTEREGWSELTAVAAGRVYAIDGHEHMNRPGVRIAESLEQLAGVIHPQRIGPPSKEAARSFDRLIEQ from the coding sequence ATGCGTGTCGTGACGCTGCTTCCCTCTGCGACGGAGATCGTTTACGCGCTCGGGATTTCACCGGTCGCGGTGTCACACGAGTGTGATCATCCGCCTGCGGCGCGATCGAAACCGGTCGTCAATCACGCCCGGATCGATGCGACGGCGAGTAGCGCCGTGATCGATCAACAGGTGCTACAGGCCGAGCGCAACGGGGGCGTCTACGAGATCGATCTCGACGTGCTCGCAGCAGCCGATCCGGATCTTATCGTCACACAGGGTTTGTGTGACGTGTGTGCCGTCGATCAGGTGCTCGTGGAAGAGGCCGTCAGTGAGTTGGATCTGGACTGTGAGATCCTCACCACGGACCCACACAGCCTCGGGGACATTCGATCGGACATCGAGCGCATCGGCGGGGCAGTGGGACGGTCCGAGCGGGCGGTCGAGGTAATCGAAGCGTTCGACAGCCGCATCGAGTCGGTTCGGGACGCTGTCACGGAGATCGACGAGCGACCCCAAGTTGTGGTGCTCGACTGGTTGGATCCCCTCATGACCGCTGGCCACTGGGTGCCCGAGATGGTGTCGATCGCTGGCGGCCGGACGCCCTTCGATGCCGAGGCGTCGATCCCCCGGGAGTGGGACGAGATCCGTGCGGTCGATCCCGACGTACTCGTCGTCGCCCCGTGTGGATTCGACCTCGAACAGACAGCCGAAAACAGCACTGATCTCACCGAACGCGAAGGCTGGTCGGAACTGACCGCCGTCGCTGCTGGTCGGGTGTACGCCATCGACGGCCACGAGCACATGAACCGTCCGGGGGTCCGCATCGCCGAATCACTCGAACAGCTCGCCGGCGTGATCCATCCCCAACGGATCGGCCCGCCATCGAAGGAAGCCGCACGATCGTTCGATCGGCTCATCGAGCAGTGA
- a CDS encoding sugar porter family MFS transporter: MSVASTLFNADKDHSNFVYVIAAIAALNGLLFGFDVGVISGALLYINQSFALSPFLEGVVTSSVLVGAMIGAATGGQLADRFGRRRLTLAGAAVFFIGSFGMAFSPTVEWLIAWRIIEGVAVGVASVVGPLVISETAPPDIRGSLGFLQQLMITIGILMAYLVNYAFAPEFLGVIGWRWMFAFGAIPAAVLGLGVYYIPESPRWLVEHGEIDTARSVLTRIRAKDEVDEEIERISEVSEIEEQGDLSDLLEPWVRPALVVGVGLAVIQQFSGINTIIYYAPTILNNIGFGDIASISGTIGVGVVNVAMTVVAIMLVDRVGRRPLLLVGTGGMTVMLAILGLGFFLPGLSGIVGYVTLGSMLLYVAFYAISLGPVFWLLISEIYPLRIRGTAEGVASVFNWGANFLVGLTFLSLMEQIGESWSFWILGAFCVLAFVFIYLKVPETMGRSLEEIEADLHESTTVSSDTDIDVSDREPEQYSE, from the coding sequence ATGAGCGTAGCGAGTACGCTGTTCAACGCTGATAAGGACCACAGTAACTTCGTCTACGTCATCGCTGCTATCGCCGCGCTCAACGGGTTGCTGTTCGGGTTCGACGTCGGCGTCATCTCGGGGGCGCTGTTGTACATCAACCAGTCGTTCGCGCTGTCGCCGTTCCTCGAAGGTGTAGTCACCAGCAGTGTGCTCGTGGGAGCGATGATCGGTGCGGCAACCGGTGGTCAATTGGCTGACCGGTTCGGCCGACGGCGACTAACGCTCGCGGGCGCGGCTGTGTTTTTCATCGGCTCGTTCGGGATGGCCTTCTCACCGACCGTCGAGTGGCTGATCGCTTGGCGGATCATTGAGGGCGTTGCCGTCGGCGTTGCATCGGTCGTCGGACCGCTGGTGATCTCCGAGACGGCCCCACCGGACATCCGAGGTTCGCTCGGGTTTCTCCAGCAGTTGATGATCACGATCGGCATCCTGATGGCGTACCTCGTCAACTACGCCTTTGCCCCCGAATTTCTCGGCGTGATCGGGTGGCGCTGGATGTTCGCCTTCGGCGCGATTCCGGCAGCCGTTCTCGGGCTTGGGGTGTACTACATCCCCGAGAGCCCGCGCTGGCTCGTCGAACACGGAGAGATCGATACCGCTCGGTCCGTCCTCACTCGCATCCGTGCGAAAGACGAGGTTGATGAGGAGATCGAGCGGATCAGTGAGGTCAGCGAGATTGAGGAGCAAGGCGATCTCTCGGATCTACTGGAGCCGTGGGTTCGCCCAGCGCTCGTCGTCGGCGTCGGTTTGGCGGTTATCCAGCAGTTCAGTGGTATCAACACGATCATCTACTACGCGCCGACGATCCTCAACAACATCGGATTCGGTGATATCGCCTCGATCTCCGGAACCATCGGTGTCGGCGTCGTCAACGTGGCAATGACGGTCGTCGCCATCATGCTGGTCGATCGCGTCGGCCGACGACCGTTGTTGCTCGTGGGTACTGGCGGGATGACCGTCATGCTCGCCATACTGGGGCTTGGTTTCTTCCTCCCGGGACTGTCGGGCATCGTCGGCTACGTGACGCTCGGGAGTATGCTTCTCTACGTCGCCTTTTACGCGATCAGCCTCGGACCAGTGTTCTGGCTGCTGATCTCGGAGATCTACCCGCTTCGGATCCGTGGCACCGCCGAGGGCGTCGCCAGCGTCTTCAACTGGGGAGCAAACTTCCTCGTTGGATTGACCTTCCTCTCGTTGATGGAGCAGATCGGAGAGAGCTGGTCGTTCTGGATTCTCGGTGCGTTCTGTGTTCTGGCATTCGTGTTCATCTACCTCAAGGTGCCCGAGACGATGGGGCGTTCCCTTGAGGAGATCGAAGCGGACCTCCACGAAAGCACCACCGTCAGTAGCGACACGGATATCGACGTTTCCGATCGGGAACCAGAGCAGTACTCCGAGTGA
- a CDS encoding YkvA family protein, producing the protein MARPTVTALTEAYTLVRVALDRRTPNRKRILFAVALTAAYVLSPVDLLSDLVPVVGWTDDVVIGLLGRHAVYQLVPREIVEEHRQAASSHLLVAGGFTFLLVVVLVGIVLVSLGVV; encoded by the coding sequence ATGGCACGGCCCACAGTAACGGCGCTCACCGAGGCGTACACGCTGGTGCGTGTGGCCCTTGACCGACGAACGCCGAACCGAAAGCGTATACTTTTCGCTGTAGCACTCACGGCGGCGTACGTGCTGTCGCCGGTCGATCTGTTATCGGATCTCGTTCCCGTCGTGGGATGGACCGACGACGTGGTGATCGGACTCCTCGGCCGCCACGCCGTCTACCAACTCGTCCCACGGGAAATCGTCGAAGAACACCGCCAAGCTGCCAGCTCACACCTCCTCGTTGCTGGTGGATTCACGTTTCTCCTCGTGGTGGTGCTCGTGGGTATCGTACTCGTTTCACTCGGCGTCGTCTGA
- a CDS encoding DUF6663 family protein: MSDGIYRVLCSPRSSEEFLLLDTTTADPVYVSKRGYPEERASTIDTIEQGNTVAATIDWSTDRPRFASVTIETETTVSFASDATNIFEAARACWHETVSDGDPMHSRLTRGTDGAVKGVLYTFAEQAGERELFSEFRDGIKPLDPLLEPITASEPPYAVFCLDPRELPCVVVHIVLEPDGLLAETMRDTYTFDSC, translated from the coding sequence ATGTCCGATGGGATCTACCGCGTGCTCTGCAGTCCTCGTTCCTCCGAGGAATTTCTGTTACTCGATACGACGACCGCGGACCCGGTGTACGTCAGCAAACGAGGCTATCCCGAGGAACGAGCCAGCACGATCGACACGATCGAACAAGGAAACACAGTCGCCGCGACGATCGATTGGTCGACTGATCGACCACGGTTTGCGTCGGTAACGATCGAAACCGAGACGACCGTTTCCTTCGCCAGCGATGCAACCAACATCTTCGAGGCCGCACGAGCGTGTTGGCACGAGACCGTTTCCGATGGCGATCCGATGCACTCCCGTCTCACTCGGGGGACCGATGGGGCCGTCAAGGGCGTTCTCTACACCTTCGCAGAACAAGCTGGTGAGCGGGAGTTGTTCAGCGAGTTCCGCGATGGGATCAAACCGCTCGATCCCCTCCTCGAACCCATTACCGCGAGCGAACCACCGTACGCTGTCTTCTGCTTGGATCCCCGGGAACTACCCTGTGTCGTCGTTCACATCGTTCTCGAACCGGACGGTCTCCTCGCAGAGACCATGCGGGACACATACACGTTTGATTCGTGCTGA
- a CDS encoding cell division protein SepF — protein sequence MGFMDKLLSEGGGHSHQHTTDDYVELDFDDFETKVPDAETNIHVAKLSSKQDVIVIKDAIYDGDIVIADLTRHSTKDRAMEHITDELKQVANEVGGDIVQKDDDQLIIAPSGVGISRKKLSH from the coding sequence ATGGGGTTCATGGATAAACTGTTGAGCGAAGGAGGGGGTCATAGCCATCAGCACACGACGGACGATTACGTCGAGCTCGATTTCGACGATTTCGAAACGAAAGTACCGGACGCCGAGACGAATATCCACGTCGCTAAGCTAAGTAGCAAACAGGACGTGATCGTCATCAAAGACGCAATCTACGACGGTGATATCGTCATCGCCGATCTCACGCGTCACTCCACGAAGGACCGGGCGATGGAGCACATCACCGACGAACTCAAACAGGTCGCAAACGAAGTCGGCGGCGATATCGTTCAGAAAGACGACGACCAACTCATCATCGCCCCGAGCGGGGTCGGTATCAGTCGTAAAAAGCTAAGCCACTGA
- a CDS encoding DUF5611 family protein has product MREYKMRRGEHLEDRIPDMKATVEEYFGPITGTETYKDSELYVIGEPDNPVFDRIIAGRLEFNSKKDKLVVEFEERPTEDLIEEGNIDAAQDAVATKNEFLLEATGRDAKSRRDSMKRAVEDSDEPDLS; this is encoded by the coding sequence ATGCGCGAGTATAAGATGCGCCGGGGAGAGCATCTTGAAGATCGTATCCCGGATATGAAAGCCACAGTAGAGGAATATTTCGGCCCTATCACGGGGACCGAGACGTATAAGGATAGCGAGCTGTACGTGATCGGAGAGCCGGACAATCCGGTGTTCGACCGTATCATTGCTGGACGGCTCGAATTCAACAGTAAGAAGGACAAGCTCGTGGTCGAGTTCGAAGAGCGACCGACTGAGGACCTCATCGAGGAAGGGAACATCGACGCGGCGCAAGACGCTGTCGCCACGAAAAACGAGTTCCTACTGGAAGCCACGGGACGAGACGCCAAAAGCCGGCGCGACTCGATGAAACGGGCGGTCGAAGACAGCGACGAGCCGGATCTTTCCTGA